The Nitrospirota bacterium genome includes a region encoding these proteins:
- the ftsH gene encoding ATP-dependent zinc metalloprotease FtsH, which yields MEKKMRFSVIYFIIAIAVLLSLQNYFFSGKVAPLSYSEFKILLAEGLVNDLTIAQDMIEGTFAAGAQERLIALRNEKDSAAAEQLKKTGVFTVVRMDDSDLVRELTAKGIRYAARREATWLVNLLSWILPVVFFVAIWGLLFRRMGAPGGGGGLMAVGKSKAKVYVEGETKVTFDDVAGVEEAEEELKEVIEFLKNPQKFQGLGGKIPKGILLVGPPGTGKTLLARAVAGEAKVPFLSLSGSDFVEMFVGVGAARVRDLFSQAEKLAPCIIFIDEIDALGKARTLSPVSGVDEKEQTLTQLLTEMDGFDTRKGVIIMAATNRPEILDQALLRPGRFDRHVLVDRPDIKGREEIFAVHVKKIKLSGNVDIHVLASMTPGMVGADIANIVNEAALLAVRKSKDIVEMADFEEAIERVVAGLEKKSRVMSKREKERVAYHECGHAIVASVLPNADPVRRVSIIPRGIAALGYTLQLPTEDRYLLTASELLDRMAVMLGGKAAEELIFGEASTGARNDLEKATEMARSMVRAYGMSEKLGPVSFERSRSLFLEPQWGAPHKEYSEETAQRIDSEVKTLLVDAYAKAKGLLSERIEKLKSIAALLLEKEVIDGDELKRLLEQDPGHSFKKAV from the coding sequence ATGGAAAAGAAGATGCGGTTCAGCGTGATCTATTTCATTATCGCGATAGCCGTGCTCCTTTCACTGCAGAATTATTTTTTTTCTGGAAAGGTTGCCCCCCTTAGCTATAGCGAGTTCAAGATCCTTCTCGCAGAGGGGCTCGTGAACGACCTCACCATAGCCCAGGATATGATCGAAGGGACGTTCGCCGCCGGTGCGCAGGAGCGCCTCATCGCGCTCAGGAACGAAAAGGATAGTGCAGCAGCTGAACAGCTGAAAAAGACCGGCGTCTTTACGGTGGTCAGGATGGATGACTCCGATCTGGTTCGGGAGCTCACTGCCAAGGGCATCCGCTACGCGGCGCGGCGTGAAGCGACGTGGCTCGTCAACCTCCTCTCCTGGATTCTTCCGGTCGTCTTTTTTGTCGCGATCTGGGGACTGCTCTTCAGGCGGATGGGAGCCCCGGGCGGCGGGGGAGGGCTCATGGCCGTGGGGAAGAGCAAGGCGAAGGTGTATGTGGAGGGCGAGACCAAGGTCACGTTCGACGATGTGGCGGGCGTGGAGGAGGCTGAGGAGGAGCTGAAAGAGGTGATCGAGTTCCTGAAGAACCCCCAGAAGTTCCAGGGGCTCGGCGGCAAGATACCGAAGGGCATCCTGCTCGTCGGCCCTCCCGGGACCGGCAAGACCTTGCTGGCGCGCGCCGTGGCAGGCGAGGCGAAGGTGCCATTCCTCAGCCTGAGCGGCTCGGACTTCGTCGAGATGTTCGTCGGCGTCGGAGCCGCGCGGGTGCGCGACCTCTTCAGCCAGGCCGAGAAGCTTGCGCCCTGCATCATCTTCATCGATGAGATCGACGCCCTCGGCAAGGCCCGGACGCTCAGCCCTGTTTCGGGCGTGGACGAGAAGGAACAGACGCTGACCCAGCTCCTCACCGAAATGGACGGGTTTGATACGCGCAAGGGCGTGATCATCATGGCGGCCACGAACCGTCCCGAGATCCTCGACCAGGCGCTGCTCAGGCCGGGGAGGTTCGACCGGCATGTGCTGGTGGACCGTCCCGATATAAAAGGGCGCGAGGAGATCTTCGCCGTCCATGTCAAGAAGATCAAGCTCTCCGGGAATGTCGATATCCATGTGCTCGCATCGATGACCCCCGGCATGGTCGGCGCCGACATCGCCAATATCGTGAACGAGGCGGCGCTTCTCGCGGTGCGGAAGAGCAAGGACATCGTCGAAATGGCCGACTTCGAGGAGGCGATCGAGCGGGTCGTCGCAGGCCTCGAAAAGAAGAGCAGGGTGATGAGCAAGAGGGAGAAGGAGCGGGTGGCGTACCACGAATGCGGCCACGCGATCGTCGCGAGCGTGCTGCCCAATGCGGACCCGGTGCGGCGGGTCTCGATCATCCCGCGGGGGATCGCGGCGCTCGGCTATACCCTGCAGCTGCCGACCGAGGACCGCTACCTGCTGACCGCGTCGGAGCTCCTCGACCGGATGGCGGTAATGCTGGGAGGCAAGGCAGCGGAAGAGCTGATCTTCGGCGAGGCCTCGACGGGGGCCCGGAACGACCTCGAGAAGGCGACCGAGATGGCCCGGAGCATGGTGCGGGCCTACGGCATGAGCGAGAAGCTCGGCCCCGTCTCCTTCGAGAGGAGCCGCTCGCTCTTTCTCGAGCCGCAGTGGGGCGCTCCGCACAAAGAGTACAGCGAGGAGACGGCGCAGCGGATCGACAGCGAAGTGAAGACGCTGCTGGTGGACGCCTATGCCAAGGCCAAGGGACTTCTGTCGGAACGGATCGAAAAACTGAAATCAATCGCCGCATTGCTCCTCGAAAAAGAGGTTATCGACGGAGACGAGCTCAAACGGCTGCTGGAGCAGGACCCCGGGCATTCGTTTAAGAAAGCGGTATAG